From a region of the Haematobia irritans isolate KBUSLIRL chromosome 4, ASM5000362v1, whole genome shotgun sequence genome:
- the mRpL17 gene encoding mitochondrial ribosomal protein L17, with product MNQAEVTKLMSQLKFAVRPAKRHLKNPDGPEGRLLKLRKTVTALVKHERIELFYNRADEARGYAELLISDAIRHGDRHKATMELADFWLLEKQLVHKLFKVLVPRFENTNVSYTRMYKAPRDYPGMYYDKAVLELRGNPYPSLMQDFSQNRNFIHNILLDEARKEYRREKLAEMANKMAAEANKKEEGSTPSPKVEAKSD from the exons atgaatcaaGCTGAAGTAACCAAATTGATGTCACAGCTGAAATTTGCAGTCAGACCGGCGAAACGTCATTTAAAAAATCCCGATGGTCCCGAAGGGCGTTTATTAAAATTGCGAAAAACCGTCACAGCTTTGGTCAAACATGAGCGCATAGAATTATTCTACAATCGTGCCGATGAAGCTAGAGGATATGCTGAATTG TTAATTTCGGATGCCATACGACATGGTGACCGCCACAAGGCAACCATGGAATTGGCCGATTTTTGGTTATTGGAAAAGCAATTGGTTCACAAATTGTTCAAAGTTCTGGTGCCACGTTTTGAAAATACCAATGTTTCATATACCCGTATGTACAAAGCACCTCGTGATTATCCTGGCATGTATTATGACAAGGCTGTGCTTGAATTAAGGGGGAATCCATATCCATCGTTAATGCAAGACTTTTCACAAAATCGTAATTTCATTCACAATATCTTATTGGATGAGGCCCGAAAAGAGTATAGACGTGAGAAATTAGCAGAAATGGCAAATAAAATGGCAGCAGAGGCAAACAAAAAGGAAGAAGGATCTACCCCTAGCCCAAAAGTTGAAGCGAAAAGTGATTAA